In the Burkholderiales bacterium genome, one interval contains:
- a CDS encoding response regulator, producing MRILVVEDDPLIGRGIQAGLEQQAFAADWVRDGAAADSTLAGESYSAVVLDLGLPKLDGLRLLERIRRRGDRTPVLILTARDAIEDRVRGLDAGADDYLVKPFDLKELAARLRALVRRAHGAATPRLRAAGVELDPAARTVSYRGQPVALAAREFDVLHELVLNAGHVLSRERLMQRVYRWGEEVESNAIEVHVHHLRRKLAPQVIRTIRGVGYLVQRDADI from the coding sequence ATGCGCATCCTGGTCGTGGAAGACGACCCGCTGATCGGGCGCGGTATCCAGGCCGGGCTGGAACAGCAGGCGTTCGCCGCCGACTGGGTGCGCGACGGCGCAGCTGCGGATAGCACACTCGCCGGCGAGAGCTATTCCGCCGTGGTGCTCGACCTGGGTCTGCCGAAACTCGATGGATTGCGACTGCTGGAGCGCATTCGCCGGCGCGGCGACCGCACGCCGGTGCTCATCCTCACGGCGCGCGACGCGATCGAGGATCGAGTTCGCGGGCTCGACGCGGGAGCCGACGATTATCTCGTCAAGCCTTTCGACTTGAAGGAACTGGCCGCGCGCTTGCGCGCGCTGGTGCGCCGCGCCCACGGGGCGGCAACACCGCGGCTCAGGGCCGCGGGCGTCGAACTCGACCCGGCCGCGCGCACGGTCAGTTATCGCGGGCAGCCGGTCGCGCTGGCCGCGCGCGAATTCGACGTGCTGCACGAACTGGTGCTCAACGCCGGCCACGTGCTCTCGCGCGAGCGGCTCATGCAGCGCGTCTATCGCTGGGGCGAAGAGGTGGAGAGCAACGCGATCGAGGTCCACGTGCACCACCTGCGGCGCAAGCTCGCTCCGCAAGTCATCCGCACCATCCGCGGTGTGGGCTACCTGGTCCAGCGCGATGCCGACATCTAG
- a CDS encoding cytochrome b/b6 domain-containing protein — MTSRVLVWDLPTRLFHWLLAASFAGAWLTAESERWRDIHVALGYTCAGLILFRLVWGFVGSRYARFSSFAAGPRRLAAYLASLFGPAPQRHVGHNPAGGWAVFALLGLGLLTSATGLLTFSDIGGHALEEAHEVAASAMLALVVVHICAVIVSSALHRENLVRGMLTGYKEGSADEGIPRPGWIVGAALVAALAAFWIATLRDAPPEPRPGAAVTSAHARHSDTDEH; from the coding sequence ATGACCTCACGCGTCCTGGTGTGGGATCTTCCCACTCGCCTGTTTCACTGGCTGCTCGCTGCATCGTTTGCCGGCGCTTGGCTCACCGCGGAGTCCGAAAGATGGCGCGACATCCACGTCGCGCTCGGCTACACGTGCGCCGGCCTCATCCTGTTCCGGCTGGTCTGGGGTTTCGTCGGCAGCCGCTACGCCCGCTTCTCCTCGTTCGCCGCGGGCCCGCGGCGCCTGGCTGCCTACCTGGCATCGCTCTTCGGCCCTGCCCCGCAACGCCACGTGGGCCACAATCCGGCGGGCGGATGGGCGGTGTTCGCTCTGCTCGGGCTGGGGTTGCTCACCAGCGCGACGGGCTTGCTGACGTTCAGCGACATCGGCGGCCACGCCCTCGAAGAGGCGCACGAGGTGGCCGCGAGCGCGATGCTCGCGCTGGTGGTCGTGCACATCTGCGCCGTCATCGTGAGCAGCGCGCTGCATCGTGAAAACCTGGTGCGCGGGATGCTCACCGGTTACAAGGAAGGCAGCGCCGACGAAGGCATTCCCCGCCCGGGCTGGATCGTTGGCGCGGCGCTGGTGGCCGCGCTCGCGGCATTCTGGATTGCGACACTGAGGGACGCGCCGCCAGAGCCACGGCCCGGCGCCGCGGTAACATCTGCGCATGCACGCCATTCCGACACCGACGAGCACTGA
- a CDS encoding diheme cytochrome c has product MRTIPLALCLLWLAAAAFADEARFTASNPAWKTECGSCHVAYPPPLLPARSWRTIMARLDRHFGADASVDPQTAAQIERFLVANAGQGRGPSVAEPRITEAAWFVREHDAVPPALWKRPQVKSPANCGACHTRAELGDYSERTLRMPR; this is encoded by the coding sequence ATGAGAACAATCCCCCTTGCCCTGTGCCTGCTGTGGCTGGCCGCTGCGGCCTTCGCCGACGAGGCGCGCTTCACCGCGTCCAATCCGGCGTGGAAGACCGAATGCGGCAGCTGCCACGTCGCCTACCCGCCGCCGCTTCTGCCCGCCCGGTCCTGGCGCACCATCATGGCCCGGCTCGATCGTCATTTCGGAGCCGATGCCTCCGTCGATCCGCAGACGGCGGCGCAGATCGAGCGCTTTCTCGTCGCGAACGCCGGCCAGGGTCGAGGCCCGAGCGTCGCCGAGCCACGCATCACCGAAGCCGCCTGGTTCGTCAGGGAGCACGACGCAGTGCCGCCCGCGCTGTGGAAGCGCCCGCAAGTGAAGAGCCCCGCCAATTGCGGCGCCTGTCACACCCGCGCCGAACTGGGCGACTATTCGGAGCGCACGCTCCGTATGCCCCGATGA
- a CDS encoding DUF1924 domain-containing protein: MKRMILCGALSAALHCAQAATPAELLAGYEAQARKADPAFAGFSAERGQRLFTARHGGEWSCATCHGNDPTGAGKHARTGKSIAALAPTTNPQRFSDAAKVEKWFRRNCKDVLLRECTALEKGDVMAFVLRAGAGSQP; encoded by the coding sequence ATGAAACGGATGATCCTGTGCGGCGCGCTCAGCGCCGCGCTGCACTGTGCGCAGGCTGCCACGCCTGCCGAACTTCTCGCCGGCTATGAAGCTCAGGCACGCAAAGCCGACCCGGCGTTCGCCGGCTTCTCCGCCGAGCGCGGCCAGCGGCTGTTCACCGCCCGGCACGGTGGCGAATGGAGCTGCGCCACGTGTCATGGGAACGATCCCACCGGCGCCGGCAAGCACGCCCGGACCGGAAAAAGCATCGCAGCCCTCGCCCCGACCACCAATCCGCAGCGCTTCTCGGATGCGGCGAAAGTCGAGAAGTGGTTCAGGCGCAACTGCAAGGACGTGCTCTTGCGCGAGTGCACGGCGCTCGAGAAAGGCGACGTGATGGCCTTTGTGCTCCGCGCCGGGGCCGGGAGCCAGCCATGA
- a CDS encoding D-aminoacylase — protein sequence MKEHFDLLIRNATVIDGTAAPRLRADIGVRAEHIARIGRLDAATAETEIDASGKVAAPGFIDAHTHDDRLMLSGADMAPKVSQGVTTVIAGNCGISLGPLPEGMKGTVPQPLDLLDETGAWFRFPTFGAYVEELRARPAATNCALLVGHTTLRVATMNRFDRPASDAEIGRMRSLAREALAAGAIGVSTGLYYEPANAAPTEEVIEVCRPLKEHNGIYCTHMRNEADQVLDALDEAFRIGRALDVPVVISHHKVVGLPNHGRSRQTLPRIAEAMRHQPVCLDCYPYVASSTILSASRAKICSRVIVSSSRPYPQFSGMDLDEVVRHMGLPYEEAIRKLQPASAIYFSMDEADVQRILSFEHTMVGSDGLPHDLAPHPRLWGTFPRVLGHYCRELGLFPLEIAVWKMTGLPARTFGLKDRGVLKEGAFADIALFDPETVDETATWEKPAQPARGILATIVNGALVWSEGRATGSRPGWVLRRT from the coding sequence ATGAAAGAACACTTCGATCTTCTGATTCGAAACGCCACGGTCATCGACGGGACCGCTGCGCCGCGGCTGCGTGCCGATATCGGCGTGCGCGCAGAGCACATCGCCCGCATCGGCCGGCTCGATGCGGCCACGGCCGAGACCGAGATCGACGCCTCGGGCAAAGTGGCCGCACCGGGCTTTATCGATGCGCACACGCACGACGACCGCCTGATGCTGTCGGGGGCGGACATGGCGCCCAAAGTGAGTCAGGGCGTGACCACGGTGATCGCCGGCAATTGCGGGATCTCGCTCGGCCCGCTGCCAGAAGGCATGAAAGGCACGGTACCGCAGCCGCTCGATCTGCTGGACGAAACGGGCGCCTGGTTCCGCTTTCCGACGTTCGGCGCCTATGTCGAGGAGTTGCGCGCGCGGCCGGCAGCCACGAACTGCGCCCTCCTGGTGGGACATACCACGCTGCGGGTAGCGACGATGAACCGCTTCGATCGGCCGGCCAGCGACGCGGAAATCGGCCGCATGCGATCGCTCGCGCGCGAAGCCCTGGCCGCCGGCGCGATCGGCGTGTCCACCGGGCTTTACTACGAGCCAGCCAACGCCGCGCCGACCGAGGAAGTGATCGAAGTCTGCCGCCCGCTCAAAGAGCACAACGGCATCTACTGCACCCACATGCGCAACGAAGCCGACCAGGTCCTCGACGCTCTGGACGAAGCCTTCCGGATCGGGCGGGCGCTGGACGTGCCGGTGGTCATCTCGCATCACAAGGTTGTGGGCTTGCCGAATCACGGACGTTCGAGGCAGACGCTGCCGCGCATCGCCGAGGCGATGCGCCATCAGCCGGTGTGCCTCGACTGTTATCCCTACGTCGCCTCGTCCACTATCCTGAGCGCGAGCCGCGCGAAGATCTGCTCGCGGGTCATCGTCAGTTCTTCGCGTCCCTACCCGCAGTTCTCGGGAATGGACCTCGACGAAGTGGTCAGGCACATGGGTTTGCCCTACGAGGAAGCGATCAGGAAGCTGCAACCGGCTTCGGCCATCTATTTCTCGATGGACGAAGCCGACGTGCAACGCATCCTGTCGTTCGAGCACACGATGGTCGGGTCGGACGGATTGCCGCACGACCTCGCGCCGCATCCGCGGCTGTGGGGAACGTTTCCGCGGGTGCTCGGGCACTACTGCCGGGAACTCGGGTTGTTTCCCCTGGAGATCGCGGTCTGGAAAATGACCGGTCTGCCAGCGAGGACCTTCGGGCTGAAAGACCGCGGGGTATTGAAGGAAGGCGCTTTCGCCGACATTGCGCTGTTCGACCCGGAGACGGTGGACGAGACCGCAACCTGGGAAAAACCGGCCCAGCCGGCGCGCGGCATCCTCGCCACCATCGTCAACGGCGCGCTGGTGTGGAGCGAGGGGCGAGCGACAGGCAGCCGACCCGGCTGGGTGCTGCGGCGAACATGA
- a CDS encoding tripartite tricarboxylate transporter substrate binding protein gives MAKHCSQPADAVRHTRSRRALLWLTAALTVLAAASGIAQAAYPERPIRFIIPSAAGGSPDVLMRILTAELSRRLAVPFVIINKPAANYVTGTLEIVKAAPDGYTLGYGNIVSLAINYSLLPSVPYDVERDLTLISNCVRVSNLLVVNNDLPVGSVRELIEYAKRNPDRLVMASAGNGTTGHLGGELFKAMTGAPMLHVPYRGSPQAISGLIAGEAHVLFDNLTSISAYAKAGRVRPLGVSGPQRSPLFPDIPTIAQAGVPGYQTVAWGGIIGPARLPQDIAARLHREIVAALRSPEVRTRFAQLDTVPDGSTPEEFLALARRERSRWAEVIRRAGAKLD, from the coding sequence ATGGCGAAGCATTGTTCGCAGCCGGCAGACGCGGTCCGACACACTCGGTCGCGGCGCGCGCTGCTGTGGCTGACCGCCGCTCTGACGGTGCTCGCGGCGGCATCCGGCATTGCCCAGGCCGCCTATCCGGAACGCCCGATCCGCTTCATCATCCCCTCGGCGGCGGGCGGCTCTCCGGACGTGCTGATGCGCATCCTGACGGCCGAACTCTCCAGGCGGCTCGCGGTGCCCTTCGTCATCATCAACAAACCCGCAGCCAATTACGTCACCGGCACCCTGGAGATCGTCAAGGCCGCGCCCGACGGCTACACGCTGGGCTACGGCAACATCGTCTCGCTCGCGATCAACTACAGCCTGCTGCCTTCCGTTCCCTACGACGTGGAGAGGGACCTGACGCTGATCTCGAACTGCGTGCGGGTGTCGAACCTGCTCGTCGTCAACAACGATCTCCCGGTCGGCTCGGTGCGGGAACTGATCGAATACGCCAAGCGCAACCCGGACCGGCTGGTCATGGCTTCCGCCGGCAACGGCACTACCGGCCATCTGGGCGGCGAACTGTTCAAGGCGATGACCGGCGCGCCGATGCTGCATGTCCCCTATCGCGGGAGCCCGCAGGCGATCAGCGGCCTGATTGCCGGCGAGGCCCACGTCCTGTTCGACAACCTGACTTCGATCTCCGCTTACGCAAAGGCCGGACGCGTGCGCCCGCTCGGCGTGTCGGGACCGCAGCGCTCCCCGTTGTTCCCCGATATCCCGACCATTGCGCAAGCCGGCGTACCCGGCTACCAGACGGTGGCTTGGGGCGGCATCATCGGGCCGGCCCGGCTGCCGCAAGACATCGCGGCCCGACTGCATCGTGAGATCGTGGCCGCGCTGCGCTCGCCCGAGGTGCGCACGCGCTTCGCGCAACTGGACACGGTACCCGATGGCAGCACGCCCGAGGAGTTTCTCGCGCTGGCCAGGCGGGAACGGTCGCGGTGGGCCGAAGTGATCAGGCGCGCCGGCGCCAAGCTGGATTGA
- the mnmC gene encoding bifunctional tRNA (5-methylaminomethyl-2-thiouridine)(34)-methyltransferase MnmD/FAD-dependent 5-carboxymethylaminomethyl-2-thiouridine(34) oxidoreductase MnmC, with the protein MSAIVPAEVSFRDGALYSEQFGDVYFSLAGALEESRHVFLRGNGLPARFGDQPVFTIAELGFGCGLNFLATCQAWGAHAGAGARLHFISVEKHPFRKTDLARVHEAWPQLRDWSQALLVDYPPLLPGFHRLHLHGGRIALTLLFGEASQLLPELEARADAFFLDGFAPAKNPQMWTPALFVELRRLAARGATAASYSVAGAVRRALSQAGFTVEKRPGFGRKREMLIARIDRGTAGDRPRSRTAVVVGAGIAGASCALALARCGFDVQVLEAARQPAQGASANPAGLVRPFVTLERGARDRFSWAAFGYAVRHYAALSAIDPALWARSGVLQLARDAAHLRKLERALAELRLPAELARPVDSKEGARLCGAPVAGAGVWLGEAGWLRAARACAATFSCAGPRVQLRTGATVAVLDRRDGMVVVRDAAGGVLAESPHVVLANGYRAAALDAGNRLALRAVRGQVSLLPACLPSLRAPVCREGYVTPAFDGAHVVGATYQEEAKQTAARAEDHAANLARARSMLPGAFVDVDAGSLRSWVGLRCVSRDRRPVLGELSPGIHACLALGSRGFTWAPLAAELVACMIAQAPWPIERRVATALSPSRFFPSER; encoded by the coding sequence TTGTCTGCCATCGTTCCCGCTGAAGTCTCGTTTCGCGACGGCGCGCTCTATTCCGAGCAGTTCGGCGACGTGTACTTTTCCCTCGCGGGAGCCCTCGAGGAGAGCCGTCACGTCTTCTTGCGCGGCAACGGGCTGCCCGCGCGCTTCGGCGACCAGCCGGTCTTCACCATTGCGGAGCTGGGATTCGGTTGCGGGCTGAATTTCCTCGCCACCTGCCAGGCTTGGGGCGCGCACGCGGGCGCCGGGGCACGGCTTCACTTCATTTCCGTCGAGAAGCATCCCTTCCGCAAGACCGACCTGGCTCGCGTGCATGAAGCCTGGCCCCAGCTGCGGGACTGGTCGCAGGCTTTGCTGGTCGACTATCCGCCGCTGCTGCCGGGCTTTCATCGCCTACATCTCCACGGCGGGCGTATCGCGCTGACCTTGTTGTTCGGCGAGGCATCGCAACTGCTCCCGGAACTCGAAGCACGCGCCGACGCCTTTTTTCTCGACGGCTTTGCGCCGGCCAAGAACCCGCAGATGTGGACGCCGGCGCTGTTCGTGGAACTGCGGCGGCTTGCCGCCCGCGGTGCCACGGCCGCGAGCTACTCGGTGGCCGGAGCCGTTCGCCGGGCGTTGTCGCAGGCCGGTTTCACGGTGGAAAAGCGGCCTGGCTTCGGTCGCAAGCGCGAAATGCTGATCGCTCGCATCGATCGCGGCACGGCGGGCGATCGTCCGCGCAGCCGGACAGCGGTCGTCGTGGGTGCCGGCATCGCGGGCGCCAGTTGCGCGCTGGCGCTTGCACGCTGCGGATTCGACGTGCAAGTACTGGAAGCCGCACGGCAACCGGCGCAAGGCGCCTCCGCGAACCCCGCTGGGCTGGTGCGTCCCTTCGTGACGCTCGAACGCGGTGCCCGCGACCGCTTTTCATGGGCCGCGTTCGGCTACGCCGTGCGCCACTATGCGGCCCTGAGCGCGATCGACCCCGCGCTCTGGGCGCGCAGCGGCGTGCTGCAGCTGGCGCGCGATGCGGCGCATCTGCGCAAGCTCGAACGCGCGCTCGCTGAACTGCGGTTGCCCGCGGAACTCGCCCGGCCGGTCGACTCAAAGGAGGGCGCGCGCTTGTGTGGCGCACCGGTGGCCGGCGCCGGCGTATGGCTCGGTGAGGCCGGCTGGCTGCGCGCCGCGCGCGCCTGCGCCGCGACGTTTTCCTGCGCCGGGCCGCGCGTGCAGTTGCGCACCGGAGCCACGGTGGCGGTGCTCGATCGGCGCGACGGCATGGTCGTGGTACGCGATGCCGCGGGCGGGGTCCTCGCCGAATCTCCCCACGTCGTGCTGGCGAACGGTTATCGAGCGGCGGCGCTGGACGCCGGCAACCGGCTGGCGCTGCGCGCGGTGCGCGGCCAAGTCAGCCTGCTCCCGGCGTGCCTGCCATCGCTGCGCGCGCCGGTCTGCCGGGAAGGCTATGTGACGCCGGCGTTCGACGGCGCGCACGTAGTCGGCGCGACCTACCAGGAAGAAGCGAAGCAGACCGCGGCGCGCGCCGAAGACCATGCCGCGAATCTGGCGCGGGCTCGAAGCATGCTGCCGGGGGCGTTCGTCGACGTCGATGCCGGCTCGCTGCGCAGTTGGGTGGGCTTGCGTTGCGTGAGCCGCGACCGGCGTCCGGTGCTCGGCGAACTGTCGCCGGGAATCCATGCCTGCCTCGCGCTGGGTTCGCGCGGCTTCACCTGGGCACCCCTCGCAGCCGAGCTCGTCGCCTGCATGATCGCTCAAGCCCCGTGGCCGATTGAGCGCCGTGTGGCCACCGCGCTTTCACCGTCGCGCTTTTTTCCGAGCGAGCGATAG
- a CDS encoding ABC-type transport auxiliary lipoprotein family protein yields the protein MIGRLLLLALGAALVACAARTADPVRTYDFGLPIGASSAPAGVHVRPVQAPEWLDRQDMLYRLAYRDSRVLEPYAAARWAGTPPAMLTLKLRQALGESDPRATPCVLSVELEEFSQVFDAPDASRAVLFARASLREAHGQRRSESTTWRLERAAPTADAAGGAAAFSELASELTGKLREWIVGLGYCR from the coding sequence ATGATCGGACGATTGTTGCTGCTGGCCCTTGGCGCCGCGCTCGTGGCCTGCGCCGCGCGCACCGCGGACCCGGTGCGCACCTACGATTTCGGCTTGCCAATCGGCGCGAGTTCTGCGCCGGCCGGGGTCCACGTGCGGCCGGTGCAGGCACCGGAGTGGCTCGACCGCCAAGACATGCTCTATCGCCTCGCCTACCGCGACTCGCGCGTGCTGGAGCCTTACGCGGCCGCGCGCTGGGCAGGCACGCCGCCGGCCATGCTCACATTGAAATTGCGACAGGCGCTGGGCGAGTCCGATCCACGCGCGACCCCCTGCGTGCTCAGCGTTGAGCTGGAAGAATTCAGCCAGGTCTTCGATGCACCAGATGCGAGCCGCGCGGTCCTTTTCGCCCGCGCGAGCTTGCGCGAAGCGCACGGGCAGCGGCGCAGCGAATCCACAACGTGGCGTCTGGAGCGCGCCGCGCCCACGGCGGATGCCGCCGGCGGCGCCGCGGCATTTTCCGAGCTGGCCTCCGAATTGACCGGGAAGCTCCGCGAGTGGATCGTCGGACTCGGCTACTGCCGGTGA